Genomic window (Verrucomicrobiia bacterium):
AGCCGGTGCTCCACCTTCCATCCAATTTTGCCAATTGCCATGGGCGCTGCCCGGCCCGTACTTTACGCCCATGCGGTTCATCGCGAACATCATTGAGAAATTGCAGCGGCATCCCAAACGGATCGTCTTCCCGGAGGGATTGGAAGCGCGCGTTCTCCAGGCTGCACGCCAGTTTTATTCCCTGCAACTGGGTGCGCCAATCCTGCTTGGCGATCGCACGAAGGTCAAAGCGATGGCCGAAGATCTCAACATCTCCCTCGAAGGCATTCGCGTCATCAATCCGGCCGAGAGTGAGGACCTCGATAACTTCGCCCGGCGCTTTGCCGCGCTGCGACGTTCCCGCGGACTCAAGCCGCCCGAGGCGCGCGACGCCGTCATGCAACCCAATTACTTTGGCGCCATGATGCTGGCAATGCACCAGGCGGATGGCCTGGTTTCCGGCACCAGCCACACCACGGGCAGCGTGCTGCGGCCGCTGTTTCAAATTGTGAAAATGGCACCCCAGGCGAACACGGTTTCGAGCTGCCAGATCATGGAAGTGGAGGATTCGCGCTTTGGTGAGCAAGGGGTCCTGTTCATGGCGGACTGCGGCGTGATTCCCGAGCCTAACGTCGATCAATTGGCGGACATTGCAGTCTCGACAGCGCAGGTCGCGCGTCAACTTTTGGGAATTCGACCACGCGTCGCCCTGCTTTCTTTCTCAACCAAGGGCAGCGCGATGCATCCCACAATCGGACGCGTCCAGGCCGCGACTGCGCTCGCACGCCAAAAGGCGGAGCAGATCGCGCTCGAAGCGGATTTCGATGGCGAGCTGCAGGTCGACGCCGCGCTCGTGCCCGAGATCGCATCACGCAAGCTTCCCGACAGCAAAGTTGCGGGCCAGGCCAACGTGCTCGTTTTTCCCGAACTCAACTCCGGCAATATCGCAAGCAAGCTGGTTCGCCATATGGCCCGCGCCAACGCTTATGGCCAAATCCTTCTGGGACTGGATCGGCCGGCGGCGGATGTTTCACGCGGTTCAAATGCGCACGACATCCTGGGTGTGGCCGCCATCGTAGGCGTCCAGTCGATTGAGTATTCCCATCTCTATCCAGGCGCGGGCAGCCGCCTTCCGGGCGAATGATTGGCGTTCAGCCATCGATGTCATGAACACCACCACGCCGCGTTTGTTTATTGCCGCGACCCGCCAAAACGATGGCAAGACCACGGCGTCGCTCGGGTTGATTGCGGCCCTGCAGCAGTACTTCCCACGCGTCGGTTACATCAAACCGGTTGGCCAGCGGTTTGTCGAAGTGGAGGAACAGAAAATCGACGAAGACACTGTGCTCATGGACAGCGTCTACAGCATGAATTGTCCGCTGGTGGACATGAGTCCGATCGCGGTAGAGCCGGACTTCACGCGGCGCTATCTGGAGTCCGCCAACAACGAGGCGCTCGTGAAACGCATCCGCAAAGCGTTCGATCGCGTCGCGTGGGAAAAGGATTTTGTCCTGTGCGAAGGTTCGGGTCACGCAGGCGTGGGCTCCGTGTTCGACCTTTCAAACGCGCAGGTTGCCCGAACGCTCGGCGCAAAGGTGCTCATCGTCACGCAGGGCGGCATTGGAAAACCCATCGATGAGGTCGCGCTCAACCAGGCGCTCTTTGAAAAGGAAGGCGTCGAAATCGTCGGCGTGATTCTGAACAAGGTCCTGGGCGAGAAGATTGATTACATCAGCGACTTCGCCCGCCGCGGGCTGAAGCGGCGCGGGCTTGAACTGCTGGGGGTCATTCCGCATCAGCGCGTGCTCTCGTGTCCGACCGTGGATCTCGTGCGCGAAGAATTGGGGGCCGAGCTCCTGAACGCACCGCGCAACCTCAACAGCCTTGTCAACGACGTCATTGTGGGCGCGATGGGCGTGAAGAACGCCATGCATTATTTCCGCCGCGACGCGCTGCTCATCACGCCCGGGGATCGCGAGGACATCATCCTGGCCGCCTGCACCGGCCTCGATGCGCAGAGCGAAACCAAAATGGCGGGCCTGGTTTTAACGGGCAATCTGCGGCCTGGAGCTGAATTGTTGAAAGTCATCCGCGCCATGCCCATTCCCGTCCTGCTTGTCCCGCAGGACAGCTACGAAGTGGCGGCCAAGGTTCACGACTTGACAGTAAAGACCAGGCCGAACGACGCGGAAAAAATTTCACTGATCCGCGATATCATCGCGCGCAACGTGAACGTTCCCAAGATTGTTGAGGCGATCAAACATGTCCCTGACCATTCCATTTAATCCCGCGTTGAAGGAACTCCCGGTTTACCAGCCGGGCCGTCCGATTGAGGAAGTCGCTCGCGAGTTGAACCTCCCGGCGTCCGCGATCATCAAGCTCGCCTCGAATGAAAATCCGCTGGGTCCCTCCCCTGCCGCGCTTCAGGCCATGCGGGACGTGCTCGCCCACCTGCACCTGTATCCCGATGGCAATGCGTTTTACCTCAAGCAGAAGCTCGCGCAAAAGCTCGACGTGAACACCGGGAATCTGATTCTCGGGAACGGTTCAAACGAGATCATTGAATTTGTCGGGCACGCATTGATGCAACCTGGAACCGATGTCGTGGCCGCCCAATATTGTTTCGCGATCTATCCGCTGGTCGCCAAAATATTCGGCGCGAACGTCATCACCGTTCCGGCTCGCGATTTCGGGCACGACCTGGAGGCAATGTTGAAGGCGATCACGCCAGCGACGCGTGTCGTGTTTGTTGCCAACCCCAATAACCCCACGGGCACCGTGGTGCCACGGGCACAGTTGATTGACTTTGCGGACAAGGTCCCGGCGAACGTGCTGCTCGTCATCGACGAAGCGTACATCGAGTTCCTGGACGACGCGGCCGACTTCGTGGCGGACATCCGCGCTGGCGGGCGCGCCAACGTGCTGCTGATGCGGACGTTTTCAAAAATCTTCGGTCTCGCCGGATTGCGCCTGGGATACGGGATCGCAGCGCCCGAAGTGATTGCAACGCTCGAAAAGGTGCGGCAACCGTTCAACATCAATGCCATTGCGCAGGCGGGCGCGATCGCCGCGCTCGATGATGAAGCCCACATGGAGAAGACGCGGGAAAACAACCGGCGCGGCCTTCTCTTCTATCAGGCTGCATTCAACGAGCTGCAGTTGGAATTCGTGGCGTCGTCCGCGAACTTTGTTCTCGTGAAGGTGGGGGAGGGACAGCGCGTGTTCAACGACCTCCAAAGGCTCGGCGTGATTGTGCGCCCGATGGGCGGGTACCAGCTGCCGGAATGGATCCGCATCTCGGTTGGATCCCCACAAGAAAACGAACGCTGCCTGCAGGCTGTCCGCAAGGTGCTGTCCCCGCAGCCCGCTTAACCCGTCAAAACCGCCGGCCGATCAAACAAGCCTGGTCATGAAAACGCTGTTGGGATCGGGCTTGTACGCAGCGAATGGCGCGCATTCCTGAAATCCGAATTTCCGATACAAGCTGCGCGCCGGCTCAAAGAACGGCATCGCACCCGTCTCAAGACTGAGTCGTCGATACCCCCGTTCCTGGGCTTCGCTGATGACGTGCGTCAGCAATCGCGCGCCGATTCCCTGCCGGCGGAACATTCCTGATGTGCGCATGGATTTGATTTCGCCATGCTCTGCATCAAGCTGCTTCAAGGCGCAGCAGCCAGCGATTACGCCGTGTTGCCTGAGCGTCCAAAACGTGATCTCCGGTTTGCGCAACCCGGCGAGATCGAGTGCATGCTTGCTTTCGGGAGGCGAAAACGCGCGCATATCCTGGATGTGCTCTTCGAGGAAGGCGGCGATTTCAGAGCCTTGAAGGTTATCTAATTCGATCTTCGATCCTGCGTTGTTCTGTTGGTCTAGGTTCATAAGGCGTCGTTTCGCGCCTGAAGGATTTAAGGCGCGCGATTCGTTTCGATCGGAACACCGCCGCCGTCCAAATCCTGTTCGGCAACAAGCTTCCCGCCTTCATCAAACTCGCGTGTGGATTTGGGTGTTCCGTCCGCGCTGTAATTCATGATCAGGCGAATCCGTCCATCGCGATCAACATAATGAGCATGGTTCGGCAAGCCGTTCGAATAGAAGAGCGTTCCAAGCGGAGTGCCATCGGGATGAAACCGCCGCACAAGGTGAAGGGTTCCGTCAGGGTTAAATTCCTTTGCCACTTTCTGCCCTGGCTCTGCCTTCGTTTTTTCCGACGCTTCGGGAGCGCGACAGCCGGCAAGCGCGATTGCCGTGATCACCGCCAAACCAAATGCCGCGCGTGCGCCAGTTCTCATCCAATGCATGCGTAACTGAAACCACAGCGGCCAGCCCAAGTAAACCCTGTTCGTGCCCTCCCTTTGATCGCAAGACAACTTTCAACCTTTTGAGTTTTGAGATTGGGCATCGATGCCACATGCTGCGGGCATGAGCCAGTATGACTTTGACGTCGCGGTGATTGGCGGCGGCAGCGGCGGCTATGCTGCGGCGCGG
Coding sequences:
- a CDS encoding phosphate acyltransferase, producing MRFIANIIEKLQRHPKRIVFPEGLEARVLQAARQFYSLQLGAPILLGDRTKVKAMAEDLNISLEGIRVINPAESEDLDNFARRFAALRRSRGLKPPEARDAVMQPNYFGAMMLAMHQADGLVSGTSHTTGSVLRPLFQIVKMAPQANTVSSCQIMEVEDSRFGEQGVLFMADCGVIPEPNVDQLADIAVSTAQVARQLLGIRPRVALLSFSTKGSAMHPTIGRVQAATALARQKAEQIALEADFDGELQVDAALVPEIASRKLPDSKVAGQANVLVFPELNSGNIASKLVRHMARANAYGQILLGLDRPAADVSRGSNAHDILGVAAIVGVQSIEYSHLYPGAGSRLPGE
- a CDS encoding AAA family ATPase gives rise to the protein MSIPISIQARAAAFRANDWRSAIDVMNTTTPRLFIAATRQNDGKTTASLGLIAALQQYFPRVGYIKPVGQRFVEVEEQKIDEDTVLMDSVYSMNCPLVDMSPIAVEPDFTRRYLESANNEALVKRIRKAFDRVAWEKDFVLCEGSGHAGVGSVFDLSNAQVARTLGAKVLIVTQGGIGKPIDEVALNQALFEKEGVEIVGVILNKVLGEKIDYISDFARRGLKRRGLELLGVIPHQRVLSCPTVDLVREELGAELLNAPRNLNSLVNDVIVGAMGVKNAMHYFRRDALLITPGDREDIILAACTGLDAQSETKMAGLVLTGNLRPGAELLKVIRAMPIPVLLVPQDSYEVAAKVHDLTVKTRPNDAEKISLIRDIIARNVNVPKIVEAIKHVPDHSI
- the hisC gene encoding histidinol-phosphate transaminase, producing MSLTIPFNPALKELPVYQPGRPIEEVARELNLPASAIIKLASNENPLGPSPAALQAMRDVLAHLHLYPDGNAFYLKQKLAQKLDVNTGNLILGNGSNEIIEFVGHALMQPGTDVVAAQYCFAIYPLVAKIFGANVITVPARDFGHDLEAMLKAITPATRVVFVANPNNPTGTVVPRAQLIDFADKVPANVLLVIDEAYIEFLDDAADFVADIRAGGRANVLLMRTFSKIFGLAGLRLGYGIAAPEVIATLEKVRQPFNINAIAQAGAIAALDDEAHMEKTRENNRRGLLFYQAAFNELQLEFVASSANFVLVKVGEGQRVFNDLQRLGVIVRPMGGYQLPEWIRISVGSPQENERCLQAVRKVLSPQPA
- a CDS encoding GNAT family N-acetyltransferase, producing MNLDQQNNAGSKIELDNLQGSEIAAFLEEHIQDMRAFSPPESKHALDLAGLRKPEITFWTLRQHGVIAGCCALKQLDAEHGEIKSMRTSGMFRRQGIGARLLTHVISEAQERGYRRLSLETGAMPFFEPARSLYRKFGFQECAPFAAYKPDPNSVFMTRLV